From Pseudomonas sp. CCI4.2, one genomic window encodes:
- a CDS encoding DJ-1 family glyoxalase III, whose protein sequence is MTQRALIVVADGIDDLQSVTLIDVLRRAEVEVVVASIESRRMLTAARGTRMTADAMLVDVLAQPFDVIVLPGGMPGVEHLAAHQPLAQRLVEQMKAGFFFAAIGEAPAVALQAYGVLKQRRMTCHPDVSSRLSGCVFVDQPVVVDGNCITAQGSTAALEFVLVLVETLCGRGKRATVLKLLG, encoded by the coding sequence ATGACTCAACGAGCCCTGATCGTCGTCGCGGACGGCATTGATGACCTGCAAAGCGTGACGCTGATTGATGTACTGCGCCGTGCCGAAGTTGAGGTGGTTGTCGCCAGCATTGAGTCACGGCGGATGCTAACGGCGGCACGCGGAACCCGTATGACTGCCGATGCCATGTTGGTCGATGTCTTAGCGCAACCCTTTGACGTGATCGTCCTGCCCGGTGGAATGCCAGGCGTTGAACATTTGGCTGCGCATCAGCCACTGGCTCAACGGCTGGTCGAACAGATGAAAGCCGGGTTTTTTTTTGCAGCCATCGGCGAGGCGCCTGCCGTTGCGTTGCAAGCCTACGGAGTGCTCAAACAAAGACGCATGACCTGCCATCCCGACGTGAGCAGTCGATTGTCGGGTTGCGTGTTTGTTGATCAACCGGTGGTGGTGGATGGCAATTGCATTACTGCCCAGGGTTCTACGGCGGCACTGGAGTTTGTATTGGTGCTGGTTGAGACCTTGTGCGGAAGGGGCAAGCGGGCGACGGTTTTGAAACTGTTGGGTTAA